The sequence below is a genomic window from Sulfitobacter sp. DSM 110093.
AATCTGCTCGCAACACATGGCGACGTTCGGCAGGTGATTGCCGGCCATGTTCATTATAATTCTACTGCGCTGTGGCGGGGCATTCCCTTTACCACAATGTCAGGGAACCATTACAACGTAACTGTGAACCTTGATGGCGGTACGTTCGAAGAACTTGATGGCCCGGCACAGATCGCAGTGATCCTTGCCGATGCGGATCAGACCTTGGTGCATTTTGACAACTATATCGATAGCAGCACTGTGATCGTTACGCGTTGACCACAATGGGCGGCCAGTGGGCCGCCCTTTTACCATCATAACCGCGGTACCTCCCAAACCTTGGCTCCAGTCTTAGAGTGTTGGGTCCAGGCGGTCGCGCAGCCAGTCGCCGGCCAATGAGATCGCTAATGTTGTCAGCACGATCACAACGGCAGGCGACAGCATGATCCATGGTGCCGTGGTGAGATACTCGCGCCCAAAGCCCACCATATTGCCAAGGCTTGTATCGGGCGGCTGCACCCCAAGTCCTAGGAACGAAAGGCTGGACTCCATCAGGATAATTTCGGGGAAAGTGAGTGTCATGGAGACGATCAACGTCGATGCAACATTGGGAAGAATGTGGCGTAGATAGACCCGCGATGGCTTTGCACCAAGTTGAACCACAGCAGCGGCGTATCCTTGAGCACTTGCTGAAATGGCAAGTCCGCGGGTGATCCGAGCATAACGTTCCCATCCGTAGAAACCCATTAGGCAGACAAGCAACAGCATAGATGATCCGAAGAACGCGAGGACCGCCAGCGACATAATCAGGAAGGGCAGCGCGGCTTGAAAATCCGCCAACATCACGACCACATGCTCCACCACGCCGCGGAACTTGGCCGCCATGAAGCCCAGCAATGTGCCAAAGAAGGCCGAAAGCAGGGTCGCCCCAAAAGCGATAACCAGTGAGGACCGCACCGACTGGATCAGGCGCGATAGCACGTCGCGGCCCAATTCATCTGTACCCAACCAATGCCCCGGCGTGCCCGGCGGAGCGAGCCGTGTGCTGAGGTTCATCTGGGTGATCGGATAGGGCCGCAGAAGATCTACAAAAAGCGCGCAAATGACCATCGCCGAAAGCCAAAATAGCGCCAGCTGCACGGTGAAGGGTAACCGCGCGCGGCGGCGTTTGGCAAAGCGCGGGGGATTGACGGTAGTGACAGCCATGTCAGTTCCTTAATGTGCGGAGGTTGTCTGGCGCAGGCGCGGGTCAAGCCAGCCGTAAAGGAGGTCGACCGTTAGGTTTGACACCACCATAACGGCGGCGACCAGCAGCAAGATACATTGCACCACCGCCAGGTCCCGATTGGTGACGGACACGATCAGCAACCGCCCCATGCCCGGCCAGCTAAATATTGTTTCAACGATGATGGCACCAGCAATTAACGAGCCCACCATGAAGCCTACGATTGTTACGATCGGCACCGCTGCATTCGGTAACGCGTGGTTGCGGACAACATCGCTCCAGCGGACCCCTTTGGCAGAGGCTGTGCGAATATAGGGCTGGCCCATCACCTCAATCATCGCGGAGCGCGAAAAACGGGCCAGAACGCCGATGCCGCCGATGCTCATGGTGAGCACAGGTAGGATCGCATGTTGCCAACTGCTGGCCCCGCCGGAGGGCAAAGCCCCCAAGGTGACGGCGAAGATCAAAACCAGCAGCAAACCCATTACGAAGGAAGGAACGGTGAACCCGATGATTGCCGCGACAATCACACTCCGATCTGCCAGTGTGCCCTGCTTTAGTGCGGCGTAGATACCTGCCGGGATGCCGAAGGCCAGTTGCAGGATCAGCGCAGGGATTGTCAGTTGTAACGTGGCCGGAATGCGCTGCATCACGAGGTCAATGGCGGGTGAACGGTCGCGCATCGACAGGCCAAAGTCGCCTTGCATCATAGCTTGAAGGTAGGAGAGATATTGGCGCCAGATCGGGTCATCGAGCCCCCAGCGGTCGCGGAAATCCTGCACCACATTCTGCGGCACATCCGGCCCCAGCAACACCTGCGCCGGGTCTCCCGACATGCGTAGCACTACAAAGGCAAATGTCATCACCGACAAGATCGTCAGCCCGGCCCGGAAGAGGCGGGAGGTTACGAAACGTATCACTTAAGGCTCCTGTTCAAACCAGTTCCGGCCGTGCTGCGTGGCCAGCGAAATGGCAGGCCGCGCGGCACTCAACGCCGGCACCCTGGGTTTCGGGAACGGTGTGGCGACAGATGTCCTCAGCCTTATGGCAACGCGGGTGAAAGGCGCATCCGGGCGGGCGGTTGCCGGGGTTTGGCGGTTCACCCTGAAGAATGATACGGCTGTTAAGTGCACGGCCGGGTTGGGGCACTGAAGAGACCAAAGCCTGCGTATAGGGGTGCTGCGGGTCGCTGAATATCGTATCAGCGGGGCCCTCTTCAACGATGCGGCCCAGATACATCACCGCGACCCGATCGCAGAGGTTCCGAACGACCTTCAGATCATGGCTGATAAAGACCATGCCAAGGCCCCGGTCGCGCTGCAGGTCAGCCAGCAGGTTCACCACTTGCGCCTGAATGGAGACGTCAAGCGCCGAAACAGGCTCGTCACAAACCAGCAGCTCAGGTTCGGTCATCAGTGCCCGCGCGATAACGACACGCTGCCGTTGCCCCCCTGAAAGTTCATGCGGAAACTTATCGGCTTGGTCGAGGCGCAGACCGACTGATAGCATCACTTCGTGGACGCGCGCCATGCGGCTTTCAGCATCGCCAATGCGGTGAATATCCAGTGGTTCGCGCAGCTGCTCTGCCACGCCAATCCGCCGGTCCAACGCGGCCAGGGGGTCTTGATAGATCATTTGAATGCGTGCCCGCAGGGAGCGCCACTCGGGGGAGCCAAAAAGAGGCATAGCCTTTCCGTCAATATAGACAGCGCCGCCCTGCGCGGTATCAATCCCCAAAAGCATGCGTCCTAGAGAAGACTTGCCCGAGCCGCTCTCGCCCACCACCCCCAACGTTTCACCGCGTCTGACCTTGAGGCTAACCCCATCCACAGCCCGTACATTTGAGGGGCGCCCCAGCAGACCACGGCGGGTTTCATAGATGCGGACCAGCTCGCGGGCCTCTAGCAGGGGGCTCATTGATACTCCTTCTCTCGCTGCACAGCGTCCTGCGCTACTGGCACGGGATAGGCGCAAGCCAACTGGCGGCCTTCCGGCTGGGGCAGCAGTTCTGGTCGGTGTTGCGTGCAAAACGTGCGTGCGCGTGCGCAACGGGGCTCAAACGCACAGCCTGTCGGCAGTTGGCGCGGATCTGGTACGGTGCCAGGGATCGGGACCAATCGCCGCCGCGGGCCAGAGAGTGAAGGTATCGCGTCGAACAACCCCTGAGTGTAAGGATGGCGTGGTGTGTCAAAAAGCTGCGCGACAGGGCCTTCTTCGACGATCTTGCCCGCATACATCACGCAGACGCGTTCGCAGACCTGTGCCACAGCTGCGAGATCGTGGCTGATAAAAACTGTAGCCATCGACATCTCATGACGTAAAGTGATCAACAGATCGAGAATCTGTGCCTGTATTGTAGCGTCAAGCGCCGTTGTGGGCTCATCGGCGATTAGCAGGTCAGGCTCGCCCGCAAGCGCCATCGCGATCATCAAGCGTTGTGCTTGTCCGCCGGAAAATTCATGGGTGTAGAGATTGAACCGGTTGCGCGCGTCGGGAATGCCGACAAGGTCCATCAATCGCAACGCCTCGGTCTTCGCTGCAGCCCCCGCAAGTCCACGATGCAATCGCAATGCTTCGATGATTTGCCGGCCTACCCGGATCACGGGGTTAAGCGCGCTCGACGGGTCTTGGAAAATCATGGCAACGCGCTTGCCCCGCACCCGCTCCAACGCTTGGCGCGGCGCGCCTGTCAAATCCTGGCCTTGCAGGTAGACCGATCCGCTTACGCTGGCTTTACCCGGCAGCAGGCCAAGCGCGGCGAGCCAAGTCACAGACTTGCCGCAGCCACTTTCTCCGACCAGCCCTAAGGCTTCGCCAGGAGCCACATCAAGATCGATGCCATGCAGTACCGGTACGCCATCAAAGGCAACCCGCAGGTTTCTGATCTCGACCAGATTGTTCATGAGAAGAAGTCCTTAGCGATGCGCGCAAGGGCGCGCCCCCAGATTGGGAGCGCGCCGCTATAGTTTAGGACTGACCGGGCCAGTTAGAGGCGCGGAAATCCATGGCAAAGGCGGGAGCCGCCTTCCAGTTTAGGTTCGACCGCATGCCTGTGAAGACCGCGTTCTGGTGCAGGATATTGTAAGCCGGGTCTTCGCGCTCGGCGATTGTCAGCATCCGTGCGATGGCTTGTTTGCGCTTGGCGCGGTCTGTCGAAGTCTCCATCACCTGGCAAAGATCGTTGAACTCTGCATTCGTCCACTCGCGGTTTTGCTGGGCTGAGCCATTCGGCCCAAATTGCACCACCATCGGCGAGATCGGATCGTTGATCGTGTTGGAAGCAGACCAGTCGCGTACCCCTCGTGGACTGTCTTGGGCAAGAATCTGGCCCCAGTTTTCCTTCATCTCGATCTCGACGTTCAGGCCGACTTGGTTCCACATCTCAGTGAGGATCTGTCCGTTCGGCACCTGATTGATGTAATAGTTGTTCAGGAGACGGAATGGGATCGGATCGCCTTTGTAACCCGCCTCTTGAAGCATCTGGCGCGCCAGCTCTGGGTTGTATTCGGGGGCGTCCCAACCTTCGATGAACATGTCAGAGGTCCGGAAACTGTCGAACTGAAGGCCTGCAGGTACTTCTGTTAGATTGGCCCAAAGGGCCTCAACGATGGCCTTACGATCAATTGCATGGGTCATTGCGCGGCGCACAAGCGGGTTTTGCAACTGCTCATGGTCTTGCGTGAAGACATTGACGCGGTGGTTCCAGATGGTGGAGTTTTGAACTTCCAGACCCGGTGCATCCATCACAGTTCCAATCTGGTCAGGCGGTAAATCGCAGGCGAAGTCGTATTCGCCGGACAAGAGACCATTTACGCGGCTTGCAACCTCGGGCACCTCCACGAAGGTAATTGTTTCCAAGGGAGGACGACCGCCCCAATAGTCTTCATGCGCACGCAAGGTGAGCGAGACATCTGGCTGAAAATCGTCGACGTAATAGGGGCCTGTAGTGACCGGTTGCTTTGCCCAAGCATCATAGGATTCTGCTTCGTCCCAAGCGCGACGGCTGGCCACAATGCTGCCGCCAGCATAAAGGCGCCCTTCCATTGTTACATCAGGCGTCGCGTTATGAAAGCGCACGGTATATTTATCGACGGCTTCCACCCCGGCCAGCGAGGGCCATTTGCGCCGCGCGATACCCGGCAAAGCGGCGGGGATGTCCTTGCCTGTGGAGCGGGTAAAATTCTCTGCGTAAATGGTTTCGCCGCCCGCCGGTTGAGTGTCTCCAAATAGCCGCTCGGGGGAGAGTGAAAAGACCACGTCCTCGGCAGTCATCTCATCGCCATTGTGGAACTTTACACCTTCGCGGAGCTTCAACTCGACGGTCTTTTCGTCTAGGCGCTTCCACTCAGTCGCCAGACCCGGCACAGGGCCTTGGTTGCCCATCCAGTCGCGCAGGAGCAGCCCTTCCCAAAGGTTAGGGTAGAGCGCGCGTTCGCCGACATTCGACTGTTCGTTCCAAGGGTCCAGCGTGTTGTTGATGACGACTTGCTGTACTGCAATTCTGATCGAGGGGCGGTTTTGCTGGGCCCGCAGGTGGCTCGGCAGGAAAAGCCCAGAGGCGGTCGCCCCCATCAGGCCCATGACGTGACGTCGGTTCATATTCATTGTGCAGCTCTCCGGTCGGTTCGCGGTTTGCGAGGCAGGTATTGGTCCGGCGGATAACGCATCTGCGCCCCGCGGCTCGCTTCCGTAAAACACCCGATGGCTACAGCTATGTGATGCTCATATTACAACTCTATGACAGGAGTATTGGCCTTCGCGGCGCAGGGCGACCCCCCAATGGGGGCGTGTACCAACTCCTGAGAATGGCTAGTTAAATCAGGAGGGCAGGCTGAATTTAAAATCTGATAGAAGGCGCAATTTTAGGTCGGCTCAGAGCAAATAGCTGAACAGGAGGGGCCCCCTGTTTTCAAGGCAGCAGGTGAGTTGTGGAAAGCTTCACCAACGCGGGCGTTCATGTCTGGTGGCAAAAATGACTGGACGGAACGCAATTTAACAGATGCTGCGGTAGTGTCTAAGGTCTGCTATGCGCAAACCGTTTGGAGCTCCACCCCGGGCGCGTGAAGGCCGTTGGGTGAGAGGGTGAAGATCTCGAAGCCATCTGATGTCACGCCTATCGAATGCTCGAATTGGGCCGAAAGAGACTTGTCCCGCGTCACCGCCGTCCAGTTGTCCGCAAGCATCTTCACGTCGGCACGACCGAGGTTGATCATCGGCTCAACGGTGAAGATCATGCCTTCCCGCAGCTCTAAGCCGGTACCAGCTTTGCCGAAGTTCAGGATATTAGGTGAATCGTGAAAAACCTGGCCGATGCCGTGACCGCAGAAGTCGCAGACCACGGAACAACGTTCGGAATGTGCATGGCTTTGGATCGCGTGGCCGATATCCCCCAGATGCGCCCCCGGTCGCACAGTCTCAATCCCCCGCATCATCGCCTGATGGGCGATCCGGATCAGCCGCTCGGCTGCACGTTTAGGCTTGCCGACCACGTACATCCGGCTGGAATCCCCATGCCACCCGTCAAGGATCAGTGTGACGTCGACATTGACGATGTCGCCGTCGCGCAACTTCTTACCGTTCGGGAAGCCGTGGCAGACCACGTGGTTGACCGACGTGCAGCAGGCGTATTGATACCCTTGGTAGCCTAGTGTCGCGGGCGTGGCGTCATGGGCGGCCGCGAAGTCGCGTACGAATGCATCAATTTGCGTCAGAGCGGTGCCATGGTGGATAAGATCGGATACGCCGTCCAGACATCTTGCAGTTAAGGCGCCCGCATGGCGCATGCCTTCGAATGCATCTGGTCCGTACAGTTTGACGGCTTCGGTTCTGCGAGCGTCTTGCGCCTTTGGTGCGACGGGCACGTCGATATAGCCTTTCATCATGCCGTCTCTCTCATCCTCCATGGTAGCAACAGCAGACAGATTGACCTCATGTTGCTTAGGTATTATACGAATCATGTATAATTCGTATAATGCAAAGTGGGAGGTGCGTCGATGGGGATCGTAAAAATCGGGGACGGGCTGCACGAAGAACTGCGCAAGTCCAGTGCTGTCATGTGCCGTTCGATCAATGCTCAGGCTGAATTTTGGATGAAAGTCGGTATGCTGGCCGAAGCAAACCCGACCATACCGTTTATTGAAATCATGGCGCGACAGCTCAAGAATGCCGATGTGAAAGACCCGGAAATCGATGCGGCCTGAACATTAAAGCTGCTGCAACGAACTTCCAATTTGGGGTGAGCGCTCGTCGATAAGGCAACCCCAAACGGCAATCCCGTGCCGTGAGCCGCCCTGGGTGCTTGTTGAAGCTAAGGGCAGTAATGAGCCCATACTGTAAAATGCTGCACGCTCCACCAATAACCGCTTTATGAAGGTGTGGAAAATGCACTACAGGCTGAAGCGTGCGAGCGATGGTGATCTTCAGGAATAGAAAATGGATAAAGTTTGAAGCAGTTTGCGAAAGAGCTTCGCATTGATTTTGTCAAAGGTTCTGTTGCACATCGTCTTCGGTTTGGTGGTGGTCGTGGTCAAGATTTGGCCAAGGCTATGGGGCTACGGGAGGGTAAAACCCCCATGATCGTTGATGCGACAGCCGGATTGGGACGGGATTCATTTCTTTTAGCTTCTTTAGGTGCCCAGGTCACTTTGATCGAACGCTCAGAGAAAATGCATTCATTGTTAGTTCAGGGCATGAAGCGCGCAGCAAGAGAAGGTGGCCAGCTCCGCGAAATAATTGGCCGCATGACACTTTTGAAAGGCGACGCCCTGGATTTGATCCCTGAATTATCTGCCGAAGCAATTCTGATCGATCCAATGCATCCTGAACGTAAAAATTCTGCACTGGTGAAGTTGGAGCTGCGTCAAGTCCGTGAAATCGTCGGCGCAGACGATGACGCTGCTGATCTTGTACGATTGGCGATCGCACATGCACGTAAACGCGTGGTGCTAAAGTGGCCCGCTAAGGCTGATCCTCTAGAGGGTGTTCAGAAATGCACCCATCAAATTATCGGTAAAACAACGCGATACGATGTTTTTATGGTAGGTTGAGT
It includes:
- a CDS encoding ABC transporter permease, translating into MAVTTVNPPRFAKRRRARLPFTVQLALFWLSAMVICALFVDLLRPYPITQMNLSTRLAPPGTPGHWLGTDELGRDVLSRLIQSVRSSLVIAFGATLLSAFFGTLLGFMAAKFRGVVEHVVVMLADFQAALPFLIMSLAVLAFFGSSMLLLVCLMGFYGWERYARITRGLAISASAQGYAAAVVQLGAKPSRVYLRHILPNVASTLIVSMTLTFPEIILMESSLSFLGLGVQPPDTSLGNMVGFGREYLTTAPWIMLSPAVVIVLTTLAISLAGDWLRDRLDPTL
- a CDS encoding ABC transporter substrate-binding protein, which translates into the protein MNMNRRHVMGLMGATASGLFLPSHLRAQQNRPSIRIAVQQVVINNTLDPWNEQSNVGERALYPNLWEGLLLRDWMGNQGPVPGLATEWKRLDEKTVELKLREGVKFHNGDEMTAEDVVFSLSPERLFGDTQPAGGETIYAENFTRSTGKDIPAALPGIARRKWPSLAGVEAVDKYTVRFHNATPDVTMEGRLYAGGSIVASRRAWDEAESYDAWAKQPVTTGPYYVDDFQPDVSLTLRAHEDYWGGRPPLETITFVEVPEVASRVNGLLSGEYDFACDLPPDQIGTVMDAPGLEVQNSTIWNHRVNVFTQDHEQLQNPLVRRAMTHAIDRKAIVEALWANLTEVPAGLQFDSFRTSDMFIEGWDAPEYNPELARQMLQEAGYKGDPIPFRLLNNYYINQVPNGQILTEMWNQVGLNVEIEMKENWGQILAQDSPRGVRDWSASNTINDPISPMVVQFGPNGSAQQNREWTNAEFNDLCQVMETSTDRAKRKQAIARMLTIAEREDPAYNILHQNAVFTGMRSNLNWKAAPAFAMDFRASNWPGQS
- a CDS encoding ABC transporter ATP-binding protein, translated to MNNLVEIRNLRVAFDGVPVLHGIDLDVAPGEALGLVGESGCGKSVTWLAALGLLPGKASVSGSVYLQGQDLTGAPRQALERVRGKRVAMIFQDPSSALNPVIRVGRQIIEALRLHRGLAGAAAKTEALRLMDLVGIPDARNRFNLYTHEFSGGQAQRLMIAMALAGEPDLLIADEPTTALDATIQAQILDLLITLRHEMSMATVFISHDLAAVAQVCERVCVMYAGKIVEEGPVAQLFDTPRHPYTQGLFDAIPSLSGPRRRLVPIPGTVPDPRQLPTGCAFEPRCARARTFCTQHRPELLPQPEGRQLACAYPVPVAQDAVQREKEYQ
- a CDS encoding class I SAM-dependent methyltransferase, with translation MKQFAKELRIDFVKGSVAHRLRFGGGRGQDLAKAMGLREGKTPMIVDATAGLGRDSFLLASLGAQVTLIERSEKMHSLLVQGMKRAAREGGQLREIIGRMTLLKGDALDLIPELSAEAILIDPMHPERKNSALVKLELRQVREIVGADDDAADLVRLAIAHARKRVVLKWPAKADPLEGVQKCTHQIIGKTTRYDVFMVG
- a CDS encoding ParD-like family protein, which encodes MGIVKIGDGLHEELRKSSAVMCRSINAQAEFWMKVGMLAEANPTIPFIEIMARQLKNADVKDPEIDAA
- a CDS encoding ABC transporter permease, which translates into the protein MIRFVTSRLFRAGLTILSVMTFAFVVLRMSGDPAQVLLGPDVPQNVVQDFRDRWGLDDPIWRQYLSYLQAMMQGDFGLSMRDRSPAIDLVMQRIPATLQLTIPALILQLAFGIPAGIYAALKQGTLADRSVIVAAIIGFTVPSFVMGLLLVLIFAVTLGALPSGGASSWQHAILPVLTMSIGGIGVLARFSRSAMIEVMGQPYIRTASAKGVRWSDVVRNHALPNAAVPIVTIVGFMVGSLIAGAIIVETIFSWPGMGRLLIVSVTNRDLAVVQCILLLVAAVMVVSNLTVDLLYGWLDPRLRQTTSAH
- the map gene encoding type I methionyl aminopeptidase, whose translation is MKGYIDVPVAPKAQDARRTEAVKLYGPDAFEGMRHAGALTARCLDGVSDLIHHGTALTQIDAFVRDFAAAHDATPATLGYQGYQYACCTSVNHVVCHGFPNGKKLRDGDIVNVDVTLILDGWHGDSSRMYVVGKPKRAAERLIRIAHQAMMRGIETVRPGAHLGDIGHAIQSHAHSERCSVVCDFCGHGIGQVFHDSPNILNFGKAGTGLELREGMIFTVEPMINLGRADVKMLADNWTAVTRDKSLSAQFEHSIGVTSDGFEIFTLSPNGLHAPGVELQTVCA
- a CDS encoding oligopeptide/dipeptide ABC transporter ATP-binding protein codes for the protein MSPLLEARELVRIYETRRGLLGRPSNVRAVDGVSLKVRRGETLGVVGESGSGKSSLGRMLLGIDTAQGGAVYIDGKAMPLFGSPEWRSLRARIQMIYQDPLAALDRRIGVAEQLREPLDIHRIGDAESRMARVHEVMLSVGLRLDQADKFPHELSGGQRQRVVIARALMTEPELLVCDEPVSALDVSIQAQVVNLLADLQRDRGLGMVFISHDLKVVRNLCDRVAVMYLGRIVEEGPADTIFSDPQHPYTQALVSSVPQPGRALNSRIILQGEPPNPGNRPPGCAFHPRCHKAEDICRHTVPETQGAGVECRAACHFAGHAARPELV